A DNA window from Gigantopelta aegis isolate Gae_Host chromosome 4, Gae_host_genome, whole genome shotgun sequence contains the following coding sequences:
- the LOC121371425 gene encoding uncharacterized protein LOC121371425, with protein MVDSGKYCYLGSDYFLEAHQGKDCTLKLMDSPVSWQHLAFGMPKGSPLIEEFERTLYILNQIGFIANRRKKWFKSRDPEECRSSPSAKPVNLADIQIAFYLLATGTLLSIVSLLLEIAIASSKKC; from the exons ATGGTGGACAGTGGGAAATACTGCTATCTAGGATCGGATTACTTTCTGGAAGCTCACCAAGGAAAGGACTGCACATTGAAACTGATGGACAGCCCAGTTTCATGGCAACATTTAGCCTTCGGAATGCCCAAAGGATCACCACTCATAGAAGAATTTGAACGCAC attATACATTCTCAATCAAATCGGATTTATTGCAAACAGAAGGAAGAAATGGTTTAAAAGCAGAGATCCTGAAGAGTGTCGGTCTTCACCATCAGCGAAACCCGTCAACTTGGCTGATATTCAGATTGCGTTCTACCTGCTGGCAACGGGAACTCTCCTTAGTATTGTGAGCTTACTTTTAGAGATTGCAATTGCTTCAAGCAAGAAGTGCTAA